One segment of Pseudobythopirellula maris DNA contains the following:
- a CDS encoding AI-2E family transporter — translation MSQPKKKNAEKPAAKQLDEAKKEAAEQAAAGDNPAPHLLKPGVKAETDEELGSVRLGGLKGLPRVVSLLVLVAVVLLIGMMFFRVMAGFLVPLFLAAVLVVVFQPLHDWVKGHLPNRPRLSALATTLLITLIVIGPSVWLGWNAYRETETVVSSLLDEDSRRQLAEKLGGEAQRAIGWYQENVDASFNYKETIGEYTGEAASWVGALGLLGVQTIFAVVVGTVVMIIGLYYFFADGPKMLTTLMRLSPLDDDYEKELFDRFVQVSRAVVVATLLSAVVQGLLAGPGYYFAFRASEGPAPAEAAAEAPTEDPDSSRQQSLPRLNAAAGNVAPSDGAADGGAASDGDLELEYETPIFLLTVLTIVLAVVPFLGAASVWVPVSLWIFFVQPNGFWPGIVLAIYGFAIVSTSDNLIKPIVLHGQSNLHPLLALLSVLGGIQVLGPIGILVGPMLVAFLQALLEMLRREMEGMHAEESTAAGNAV, via the coding sequence ATGTCTCAGCCGAAGAAAAAAAACGCCGAAAAGCCCGCCGCTAAGCAGCTCGACGAGGCGAAAAAAGAAGCCGCCGAACAAGCCGCTGCGGGCGATAACCCCGCACCGCACCTGCTCAAACCGGGGGTCAAGGCCGAGACCGACGAAGAACTTGGGTCGGTCCGCCTGGGGGGACTCAAGGGGCTGCCGCGGGTCGTGTCGCTGCTCGTTCTGGTGGCCGTGGTGCTGCTGATCGGCATGATGTTCTTCCGCGTGATGGCCGGCTTCCTGGTGCCGCTGTTCCTTGCGGCGGTGCTGGTCGTGGTGTTCCAGCCGCTGCACGACTGGGTGAAAGGTCACCTGCCCAACCGGCCCCGCCTGTCGGCCCTCGCCACCACGCTGCTGATCACACTGATCGTGATCGGCCCGTCCGTCTGGCTCGGCTGGAACGCCTACCGCGAGACAGAAACCGTTGTCAGCTCATTGCTCGACGAAGATTCACGTCGCCAGTTGGCCGAAAAACTAGGCGGCGAGGCGCAGCGCGCCATCGGCTGGTACCAAGAGAACGTCGACGCCAGCTTCAACTACAAGGAGACCATCGGCGAGTACACGGGCGAGGCCGCCAGCTGGGTCGGCGCCCTCGGCTTGCTAGGGGTGCAGACGATCTTTGCGGTCGTTGTCGGCACGGTCGTGATGATCATCGGGCTCTACTACTTCTTCGCCGACGGCCCGAAGATGCTCACCACATTGATGCGGCTCTCGCCGCTCGACGACGACTACGAGAAGGAGCTGTTCGACCGCTTCGTCCAGGTCAGCCGGGCGGTGGTCGTCGCCACGCTGCTCTCGGCCGTGGTGCAGGGATTGCTAGCGGGGCCGGGCTACTACTTCGCCTTCCGCGCCAGCGAGGGCCCCGCGCCGGCAGAAGCGGCTGCCGAAGCGCCGACGGAGGACCCCGACTCCAGCCGCCAGCAATCACTACCGCGGCTCAACGCCGCCGCGGGAAATGTTGCCCCAAGCGACGGCGCCGCCGACGGCGGGGCCGCGAGCGATGGAGACTTGGAACTGGAATACGAGACCCCCATCTTCCTGCTGACTGTGCTGACCATCGTGCTGGCGGTGGTGCCGTTCCTCGGCGCCGCGTCGGTCTGGGTCCCCGTTTCGCTCTGGATCTTCTTTGTCCAGCCCAACGGCTTCTGGCCGGGCATCGTGCTGGCGATTTACGGCTTCGCCATCGTCTCGACCAGTGACAACCTGATCAAGCCGATCGTGCTCCACGGCCAATCGAACCTGCACCCGCTGCTAGCCTTGCTGAGCGTGCTGGGGGGGATCCAAGTCCTGGGGCCGATCGGCATCCTCGTCGGCCCGATGCTCGTAGCGTTCTTGCAGGCGCTGCTCGAGATGCTCCGCCGCGAGATGGAGGGCATGCACGCCGAAGAGTCGACCGCTGCCGGAAACGCCGTGTGA
- a CDS encoding DNA gyrase inhibitor YacG has product MRCPVCNEEFDPAKTEAMPFCGERCKTIDLGRWLDESNSLPAVPDPDDYEG; this is encoded by the coding sequence GTGCGTTGCCCCGTTTGTAACGAGGAGTTCGATCCGGCAAAGACCGAGGCGATGCCGTTCTGCGGCGAGCGTTGCAAGACGATCGACCTGGGGCGCTGGCTCGACGAGTCGAACTCGCTTCCCGCCGTGCCCGATCCCGACGATTACGAAGGCTGA
- a CDS encoding FmdB family zinc ribbon protein → MPTYDYECDACGHEFELFQQMSDPVKRKCPECSKLKLRRLFGTGAAVVFKGSGFYETDYRSDSYKKAAEKDKKSSEPKSESKGEKKAEKKTESKPKPKAD, encoded by the coding sequence ATGCCCACTTACGATTACGAGTGCGATGCGTGCGGCCACGAGTTCGAGCTGTTCCAGCAGATGTCGGACCCGGTCAAACGCAAGTGCCCCGAGTGCAGCAAGCTGAAGCTCCGCCGTTTGTTCGGCACGGGCGCGGCGGTGGTGTTCAAGGGCTCAGGCTTCTACGAGACCGACTACCGCAGCGACTCGTACAAGAAGGCGGCCGAGAAGGATAAGAAGTCTTCCGAGCCCAAGAGTGAGTCGAAGGGCGAGAAGAAGGCGGAGAAGAAAACCGAGTCGAAGCCGAAGCCCAAGGCCGACTGA
- a CDS encoding nucleotide exchange factor GrpE, translating into MPDQEAETESFDATVDDLAQEQAAAKAEGGGADEAAPTVEQQLAEERDRSLRLQAELQNVLSRKSRELADMAKYAALPIARDLLPALDNIDRAIAAAEQTPPEEGAPGAGLLEGFRLVRQQLVTLLAQHNCEVIATEGEEFNPDLHEAILQQPSPEVEAGRIVMTTQVGYKMHDRVVRPAQVIVSSGAPEA; encoded by the coding sequence ATGCCCGATCAAGAAGCCGAAACCGAATCGTTCGACGCGACGGTCGACGACCTCGCGCAAGAGCAAGCGGCCGCCAAGGCCGAAGGCGGCGGCGCCGACGAGGCGGCCCCCACGGTCGAACAGCAACTGGCCGAGGAACGCGATCGCTCGCTCCGCTTGCAGGCGGAACTGCAGAACGTGCTCAGCCGCAAGTCGCGTGAGCTGGCCGACATGGCCAAGTACGCCGCCTTGCCGATCGCCCGCGACCTGCTGCCCGCGCTCGACAACATCGACCGCGCGATCGCCGCCGCCGAGCAGACGCCGCCCGAGGAGGGCGCCCCCGGCGCGGGGCTGCTCGAAGGCTTTCGCCTGGTGCGGCAGCAGCTCGTCACGCTCTTGGCGCAGCACAACTGCGAAGTGATCGCCACCGAGGGCGAAGAGTTCAATCCCGATCTGCACGAGGCGATCTTGCAGCAGCCCTCGCCCGAAGTCGAGGCGGGACGGATCGTCATGACCACGCAGGTCGGTTACAAGATGCACGACCGCGTCGTGCGGCCCGCGCAGGTGATTGTTTCCTCGGGCGCGCCCGAGGCTTGA
- the dnaJ gene encoding molecular chaperone DnaJ: protein MATQRDYYEVLSVSRDADGDTIASSYRKMAIKYHPDKNPGDEEAIGRFKEAAEAFEVLSDQEKRSRYDRFGHAGVNGAAGQGGGGFNDVEDIFSAFGDVFGDLFGGGGRSRSRKGRDVRCDLTLSLHEAAEGVTKTVEIQRHEPCSDCDGSGAAEGSKKETCGYCGGHGRVIQSAGIVRMQTTCPACHGAGATISKPCRGCKGSGQRIGVFEAEVRIPAGVDNNSRVRIPGQGEPSASGGPPGDCYCFITVLDHPLFEREGQHLICRAPITYTQAALGCLLEVPTLEGRGEVKVPPGTQSGDVFRLGGKGMPDPRRHGLGDLLVQVTIEVPKKLSPEEDRLLRELAELEHKNVAPERKSFFEQLKDYFTGESEEKDSSNRGAGTADE from the coding sequence ATGGCGACCCAGCGCGATTATTACGAAGTGCTCAGCGTCTCGCGTGACGCCGACGGCGACACGATCGCCTCGTCGTACCGCAAGATGGCGATCAAGTACCACCCGGACAAGAACCCGGGTGACGAGGAGGCGATCGGCCGCTTCAAAGAGGCGGCCGAGGCGTTCGAGGTCCTCAGCGACCAGGAGAAACGCTCGCGTTACGACCGCTTCGGCCACGCCGGGGTGAACGGCGCCGCGGGGCAGGGCGGCGGCGGCTTCAACGACGTGGAGGACATCTTCTCGGCCTTCGGCGACGTGTTCGGCGACTTGTTTGGCGGGGGCGGACGCTCGCGCAGCCGCAAGGGACGCGACGTCCGTTGCGACCTGACGCTCTCGTTGCACGAGGCGGCCGAGGGGGTGACCAAAACGGTCGAGATCCAACGCCACGAACCGTGCTCCGATTGCGACGGCTCGGGCGCGGCCGAGGGGAGCAAGAAAGAGACCTGCGGCTACTGCGGCGGGCACGGCCGGGTGATCCAGTCGGCCGGCATCGTGCGGATGCAGACGACGTGTCCGGCGTGCCACGGCGCGGGCGCCACGATCAGCAAGCCTTGCCGCGGCTGCAAGGGGAGCGGGCAGCGGATCGGCGTGTTCGAGGCCGAGGTGCGCATCCCGGCCGGTGTGGACAACAACTCGCGCGTGCGGATCCCGGGCCAGGGCGAGCCCTCGGCCTCGGGCGGCCCGCCGGGCGACTGCTACTGCTTCATCACGGTGCTCGACCACCCGCTGTTCGAGCGCGAGGGGCAGCACCTGATCTGCCGGGCGCCGATCACCTACACGCAGGCCGCGTTGGGCTGCCTGCTCGAGGTGCCGACGCTCGAGGGACGCGGCGAGGTGAAGGTGCCGCCCGGCACCCAGTCGGGCGACGTGTTCCGCCTCGGCGGCAAGGGCATGCCCGACCCCCGGCGCCACGGCCTCGGCGACTTGCTGGTGCAAGTGACCATCGAGGTGCCCAAGAAGCTGTCGCCCGAAGAGGACCGCTTGCTCCGTGAGTTGGCCGAGTTGGAGCACAAGAACGTGGCCCCGGAGCGGAAGAGTTTTTTCGAACAGCTGAAAGACTATTTCACCGGCGAGAGCGAAGAGAAGGATTCAAGCAACCGGGGTGCAGGGACGGCGGACGAGTAG
- the groL gene encoding chaperonin GroEL (60 kDa chaperone family; promotes refolding of misfolded polypeptides especially under stressful conditions; forms two stacked rings of heptamers to form a barrel-shaped 14mer; ends can be capped by GroES; misfolded proteins enter the barrel where they are refolded when GroES binds), protein MAKQLMFDDSARAKMLAGVDKLANAVAVTMGPTGRNVMINKSFGGPTVTKDGVTVSKEIELTDPFENMGAKLVHEVANKTSTIAGDGTTTATVLARAILKEGARNIVAGSNPTAVRRGIEKAAAAACTQLDSISKKVSSKEEIAQVGAISANNDRVIGDLLADAMEKVGKDGVITVEEGKTMDTTLEFVEGMQFDKGYLSPYFISDQTSMEAALEDCYLLIHEKKIANLRELLPVLEAVSQKGKALFIIAEDIEGEALAALVVNKLRGVLNVCAAKAPGFGDRRKAMLGDIATLTGGTLISEDLGLKLESVTLEHLGRAKKISSSKDATTIVQGAGAAADVSKRIDQIRKSIENTSSDYDREKLQERLAKLTGGVAIVSVGASSEADMKQKKARVEDALHATRAAVEEGILPGGGTALLRCREAVESARSSAKGDEKIGVDIVLGVLDAPLKQIASNGGLAGSVVADNVAQKGKNTGFDANAGEYVDMFKAGVIDPTKVVKTALTNAASIAGLMLTTEALVTNFDDKDDDKKGVVGSVH, encoded by the coding sequence GTGGCTAAACAACTCATGTTTGACGACTCGGCTCGGGCGAAGATGCTCGCCGGCGTCGACAAGCTGGCCAACGCCGTGGCCGTGACGATGGGCCCGACCGGCCGCAACGTGATGATCAACAAGTCGTTCGGCGGTCCCACCGTGACCAAAGACGGCGTGACGGTCTCCAAGGAGATCGAGCTGACCGACCCGTTCGAGAACATGGGCGCCAAGCTCGTTCACGAAGTGGCGAACAAGACCAGCACGATCGCCGGCGACGGCACGACCACGGCCACCGTGCTGGCCCGGGCCATCCTCAAAGAGGGCGCCCGCAACATCGTGGCGGGCAGCAACCCGACGGCCGTGCGTCGCGGCATCGAGAAGGCAGCCGCCGCCGCTTGCACGCAGCTCGACAGCATCTCGAAGAAGGTGAGCTCGAAGGAAGAGATCGCCCAGGTCGGCGCCATCAGCGCCAACAACGACCGCGTGATCGGCGACCTCTTGGCCGACGCGATGGAGAAGGTCGGCAAGGACGGTGTGATCACGGTCGAAGAGGGCAAGACCATGGACACGACGCTCGAGTTCGTCGAGGGCATGCAGTTCGACAAGGGCTACCTGTCGCCCTACTTCATCTCGGACCAGACCTCGATGGAGGCGGCTCTTGAGGACTGCTACCTGCTGATCCACGAGAAGAAGATCGCCAACCTCCGCGAGCTCCTGCCGGTGCTCGAGGCCGTGAGCCAGAAGGGCAAGGCGCTCTTCATCATCGCCGAGGACATCGAGGGCGAGGCGCTCGCCGCTCTGGTGGTGAACAAGCTCCGCGGCGTGCTCAACGTTTGTGCGGCCAAGGCCCCCGGCTTCGGCGACCGCCGCAAGGCGATGCTCGGCGACATCGCCACGCTGACGGGCGGCACGCTCATCTCGGAGGACCTTGGTCTCAAGCTCGAGAGCGTCACGCTCGAGCACTTGGGCCGCGCCAAGAAGATCTCCAGCTCGAAGGACGCCACGACGATCGTCCAGGGCGCCGGCGCCGCGGCCGACGTGTCGAAGCGGATCGACCAGATCCGCAAGTCGATCGAGAACACCTCGAGCGACTACGACCGCGAGAAGCTGCAGGAGCGTTTGGCGAAGCTCACCGGCGGCGTGGCGATCGTGTCGGTCGGCGCCTCGAGCGAGGCCGACATGAAGCAGAAGAAGGCCCGTGTCGAAGACGCCCTGCACGCCACGCGTGCGGCCGTGGAAGAGGGCATCCTGCCGGGCGGCGGAACGGCGCTGCTGCGTTGCCGCGAGGCGGTCGAGTCGGCCCGCTCGAGCGCCAAGGGCGACGAGAAGATCGGCGTCGACATCGTGCTGGGCGTCTTGGACGCCCCGCTCAAGCAGATCGCCAGCAACGGCGGCCTGGCGGGCAGCGTGGTGGCCGACAACGTGGCCCAGAAGGGCAAGAACACCGGCTTCGACGCGAACGCCGGCGAGTACGTCGACATGTTCAAGGCGGGCGTGATCGACCCCACGAAGGTCGTCAAAACCGCTCTGACGAACGCCGCCAGCATCGCCGGCTTGATGCTCACGACCGAGGCGCTTGTCACGAACTTCGACGACAAGGACGACGACAAGAAGGGCGTTGTGGGCAGCGTCCACTGA
- the groES gene encoding co-chaperone GroES, whose protein sequence is MAKKINLRPLDDRVVVHPLEAEEMTAGGIVLPDAAREKPQRGKVVAVGVGKLLDSGNRGELSVAVGDEVIYGKYGGSEVEVDGDEYKILRESDILAKVTA, encoded by the coding sequence ATGGCCAAGAAGATCAATCTGCGTCCGCTCGACGACCGTGTGGTGGTTCACCCGCTCGAGGCCGAGGAGATGACGGCCGGCGGCATCGTGCTGCCGGACGCCGCCCGTGAGAAGCCGCAGCGCGGCAAGGTCGTGGCCGTTGGCGTCGGCAAGCTGCTCGATTCTGGGAACCGTGGCGAGCTGTCGGTCGCCGTTGGCGACGAAGTGATCTACGGCAAGTACGGCGGCTCGGAGGTCGAGGTCGACGGCGACGAGTACAAGATCCTGCGTGAGAGCGACATCCTCGCCAAGGTCACCGCCTGA
- the groL gene encoding chaperonin GroEL (60 kDa chaperone family; promotes refolding of misfolded polypeptides especially under stressful conditions; forms two stacked rings of heptamers to form a barrel-shaped 14mer; ends can be capped by GroES; misfolded proteins enter the barrel where they are refolded when GroES binds), which yields MAKQMVFEDDARKPLAAGVEKLARAVKSTLGPRGRNAVLDKGWGSPKVTKDGVTVAEDIDLSDPYENLGAQLVKEAASKTNDVAGDGTTTATVLAEGIFREGLKMLAAGADAMALSRGIAKGVEAVGAAILKSADAIDVKDKKSLQQIATIAGNNDPSIGTVLADAFAKVGKDGVITVDEGRGAETSVELVEGMQFDRGYLSPHFVTDEDDMEAVLENCQILVFEEKISSAKSMVPLLEEVSKNGKPLLIIAEDVDGEALATLVVNKMRGIVQVCAVKAPGYGDRRKAMLGDLAALTGGSAIFKDLGIKLDGVQVTDLGKAKKVIVASGTTTIVGGGGGKDAIQARADQIRAEIDSTDSDYDREKLQERLAKIAGGVAQIKVGASTESEMKERKDLFDDARAATQAALEEGIVPGGGVALLRSEKAIDKLDLEGDEKLGAQIIKNVLCWPLKCIATNAGVDGDVVVNRVRQMKGKTEGYNADKDDYVDLVAAGVIDPAKVVRTALQNAASVAALLLTTDSLICDIPSDDEPAGPGGHDHGMGGMGGGMPGMGGMGGGMPGMGGMGGMGMPGMM from the coding sequence GTGGCAAAGCAAATGGTGTTTGAGGACGACGCACGCAAGCCGCTGGCTGCCGGCGTCGAAAAGCTCGCCCGAGCGGTCAAGAGCACGCTTGGCCCCCGCGGCCGCAACGCGGTGCTCGACAAGGGCTGGGGCTCGCCCAAGGTCACGAAGGACGGCGTCACGGTTGCCGAAGACATCGACCTGTCGGACCCGTACGAGAACCTCGGCGCCCAGCTCGTCAAAGAAGCCGCCAGCAAGACCAACGACGTGGCGGGCGACGGCACCACCACCGCCACCGTGCTGGCCGAAGGGATCTTCCGCGAGGGGCTCAAGATGCTGGCCGCCGGGGCGGACGCCATGGCCCTGAGCCGCGGCATCGCCAAGGGCGTGGAGGCCGTGGGCGCCGCCATCCTCAAGTCGGCCGACGCGATCGACGTGAAGGACAAGAAGAGCCTGCAGCAGATCGCCACGATCGCCGGCAACAACGACCCGTCGATCGGCACGGTGCTGGCCGACGCCTTCGCCAAGGTTGGCAAGGACGGCGTGATCACGGTCGACGAGGGCCGCGGCGCCGAGACCTCGGTCGAGTTGGTCGAGGGCATGCAGTTCGATCGCGGTTACCTGTCGCCCCACTTCGTCACGGACGAGGACGACATGGAGGCGGTCTTGGAGAACTGCCAGATCCTCGTGTTCGAGGAGAAGATCTCCAGCGCCAAGTCGATGGTGCCTCTCTTGGAGGAGGTCAGCAAGAACGGCAAGCCGCTCCTGATCATCGCCGAGGACGTCGACGGCGAGGCGCTCGCCACGCTCGTGGTGAACAAGATGCGCGGCATCGTGCAGGTTTGTGCGGTGAAGGCCCCCGGCTACGGCGACCGTCGCAAGGCGATGCTCGGCGACTTGGCCGCTTTGACCGGCGGCTCGGCCATCTTCAAGGACCTCGGCATCAAGCTCGACGGCGTGCAGGTCACGGACCTTGGCAAGGCCAAGAAGGTGATCGTTGCGAGCGGCACGACGACGATCGTCGGCGGCGGCGGAGGGAAGGACGCGATCCAGGCCCGGGCCGACCAGATCCGCGCCGAGATCGATTCGACCGACTCGGATTACGACCGCGAGAAGCTGCAAGAGCGGCTCGCGAAGATCGCCGGCGGCGTGGCCCAGATCAAGGTGGGCGCCTCGACCGAGAGCGAGATGAAGGAGCGTAAGGACCTGTTCGACGACGCCCGTGCGGCCACGCAGGCCGCCCTGGAAGAGGGCATCGTGCCGGGCGGCGGCGTCGCGTTGCTCCGCAGCGAGAAGGCGATCGACAAGCTCGACCTGGAGGGCGACGAGAAGCTCGGCGCCCAGATCATCAAGAACGTGCTCTGCTGGCCGCTGAAGTGCATCGCCACGAACGCCGGCGTCGACGGCGATGTGGTCGTCAACCGCGTGCGTCAGATGAAGGGCAAGACCGAGGGCTACAACGCCGACAAGGACGACTACGTCGACCTCGTCGCGGCCGGCGTCATCGACCCGGCCAAGGTGGTCCGCACCGCGCTGCAGAACGCGGCCAGCGTGGCGGCCTTGCTGCTCACGACCGACTCGCTGATCTGCGACATCCCCAGCGACGACGAGCCCGCCGGCCCCGGCGGACACGATCACGGCATGGGCGGCATGGGCGGCGGTATGCCGGGCATGGGTGGCATGGGTGGCGGCATGCCGGGCATGGGCGGAATGGGCGGCATGGGAATGCCGGGCATGATGTAA
- a CDS encoding PTS sugar transporter subunit IIA — protein sequence MQIIRQAFATDWVLLDAQAHSLAEVFDQTLDRLVTRGVLPAERKEEVASALVEREKVSSTAIGHAVAVPHAYLEAISEPTVVFVRLAGPLNLGAPDGIPTRFVFFLLGPPEASAKHLDTLASAARLVSDEEFRYDAGRARDGGDLVEALDKFQARMAPPVAKRDEAEAPVGLKFSYRPFGGVRDDLRRRLPLYASDFIDGLHPKCLGSTLFLLFACLAPAVTFGGVMAVETGGQIGAVEMILATAVCGVVYALLAGQPLILLGGTGPMLVITATLYQLCQQAELPFLPTYAWVGFWSAGFVILLSAIDASSLLRYFTRFTDEAFAALISLIFINQAVMSLAQPFKEVDEGGSYDSALLSLLLALGTFYVAMSLSRFRRSSYLRPAMREFLADFGPTIALGSMALVALLFDAVPLETLPAPDELGSTTGRPWLVDLGAAPVWARWAAAIPALFVAVLVYLDQHITARLVNSPDHKLQKGPGYHLDLLVVGSLVGVCSLFGLPWLVAATVRSLNHVRSLATSEEVVSHGQTRERIIHVRENRVTALSIHVLMSLSLLLLSLLNQLPMAVLYGLFLFMGVVSIAGNQFFERLSLWVKDPDLYPATHYLRRARLREIHLFTVLQLGCLVLLWVVKSSPAGILFPLFIALLAPVRMLAGHWFSEESLEALDAEEEPDDESTHWAA from the coding sequence TTGCAGATTATCCGCCAGGCCTTCGCCACCGACTGGGTCTTGCTCGACGCCCAGGCCCACAGCCTCGCCGAGGTCTTCGACCAAACGCTCGACCGCCTGGTCACCAGGGGCGTGCTGCCCGCCGAGCGCAAGGAAGAGGTCGCCTCGGCCCTGGTGGAGCGTGAAAAGGTCTCCTCGACCGCCATCGGCCACGCCGTCGCCGTGCCGCACGCCTACCTCGAGGCGATCAGCGAGCCGACCGTGGTGTTCGTCCGCTTGGCTGGCCCGCTCAACCTGGGGGCGCCCGACGGCATCCCCACCCGGTTCGTCTTCTTCCTGCTCGGTCCACCCGAGGCGAGCGCCAAGCACCTCGACACGCTGGCCTCGGCCGCCCGGCTGGTGTCGGACGAGGAGTTTCGTTACGACGCCGGCCGCGCTCGCGACGGCGGCGACTTGGTCGAGGCGCTCGACAAGTTCCAAGCCAGGATGGCGCCCCCGGTCGCCAAACGCGACGAGGCGGAGGCGCCGGTCGGGCTGAAGTTCTCCTACCGGCCTTTCGGCGGGGTGCGCGACGACCTCCGCCGCCGCCTGCCGCTTTACGCCAGCGACTTTATCGACGGGCTGCACCCCAAATGCTTGGGGTCGACGCTCTTCCTGCTGTTCGCCTGCCTCGCCCCGGCGGTCACCTTTGGCGGCGTCATGGCGGTCGAGACCGGCGGGCAGATCGGGGCCGTCGAGATGATCCTCGCCACGGCGGTCTGCGGCGTTGTCTATGCGCTGCTGGCGGGCCAACCGCTCATCCTGCTGGGCGGCACCGGGCCGATGCTGGTCATCACCGCCACGCTCTACCAACTCTGCCAACAAGCCGAACTGCCGTTCCTGCCGACCTACGCCTGGGTCGGCTTCTGGTCGGCCGGCTTCGTGATCTTGCTTTCAGCGATCGACGCGAGCTCGCTGCTGCGCTACTTCACACGCTTCACCGACGAGGCGTTCGCCGCGCTGATCTCGCTGATCTTCATTAACCAGGCGGTGATGTCGCTCGCCCAGCCGTTTAAAGAGGTCGACGAGGGGGGCTCCTACGACAGCGCCCTGCTGAGCCTGCTGCTGGCCCTCGGCACGTTCTACGTGGCGATGAGCCTCTCGCGGTTCCGACGCAGCAGCTACTTGCGCCCCGCGATGCGCGAGTTCCTGGCCGACTTCGGCCCGACGATCGCCCTGGGCTCGATGGCGCTGGTGGCCCTGCTGTTCGACGCCGTGCCGCTGGAAACCTTGCCCGCTCCCGATGAGCTCGGCTCGACGACCGGCCGGCCATGGCTGGTCGACCTCGGCGCCGCGCCGGTGTGGGCCCGCTGGGCGGCGGCCATCCCGGCCTTGTTCGTGGCGGTGCTGGTTTACCTCGACCAGCACATCACCGCCCGACTGGTCAACAGCCCCGACCACAAGCTGCAGAAGGGCCCCGGCTATCACCTCGACCTGCTGGTGGTCGGCTCGCTGGTCGGCGTTTGCTCGCTGTTCGGCCTGCCGTGGCTCGTGGCGGCGACCGTCCGCTCGCTGAACCATGTCCGCAGCTTGGCCACGAGCGAAGAGGTGGTCAGCCATGGCCAAACCCGCGAACGGATCATCCACGTCCGCGAGAACCGCGTCACGGCCCTCTCGATCCACGTGCTGATGAGCCTGTCGCTGCTCTTGCTGTCGCTCCTCAACCAGCTGCCGATGGCGGTGCTCTACGGGTTGTTTTTGTTCATGGGCGTGGTGTCGATCGCCGGAAACCAGTTCTTCGAGCGGCTCAGCCTGTGGGTGAAAGACCCCGACCTCTACCCCGCCACCCACTACCTACGCCGCGCCCGGCTGCGAGAGATCCACCTTTTCACGGTCCTGCAACTCGGCTGTCTGGTGCTGCTGTGGGTGGTGAAGAGCAGCCCGGCGGGCATCCTGTTCCCGCTGTTCATCGCGCTGCTGGCCCCGGTGAGGATGCTCGCCGGCCATTGGTTCAGCGAGGAATCGCTCGAAGCGCTCGACGCCGAAGAAGAACCGGACGACGAATCGACCCACTGGGCGGCGTAA
- a CDS encoding sigma-70 family RNA polymerase sigma factor, with protein MPSSSTDAAMLLDRARQGSTSSLGRLMGLYSQYLKLVVSSQLDDKLRKRVSASDVVQETFYEAHRDFAAFRGESPEELLGWMRRILVNNLLRAVEQNVYAAKRDVRREVSLDHVRRGVERSTIRFSALAAGREASPSTDMQRQESEAALAASLAELPDDYQEVIRLRHLEGLPFAEVAERMDRTSGAVRMLWLRAIKQLRDAQRLVQHADATPPAGDASGDAAAVDHPAVGNSGSLSSGPLNSHTQGDTE; from the coding sequence ATGCCCTCTTCCTCCACCGACGCCGCGATGCTGCTCGACCGAGCCCGACAAGGCTCGACGTCGTCCCTCGGGCGTTTAATGGGGCTCTACTCTCAGTACCTCAAACTGGTCGTCTCGTCCCAGCTCGACGACAAGCTCCGCAAGCGGGTCAGCGCGTCGGACGTGGTCCAGGAGACCTTCTACGAGGCCCACCGTGACTTCGCCGCCTTTCGTGGCGAATCGCCCGAGGAGCTGCTCGGCTGGATGCGGCGGATCTTGGTGAACAACCTGCTGCGGGCGGTTGAGCAGAACGTTTACGCCGCCAAACGCGATGTGCGGCGTGAGGTGTCGCTCGACCACGTGCGACGCGGCGTCGAGCGGTCGACCATCCGCTTCTCGGCCTTGGCCGCGGGACGCGAGGCGTCGCCGAGCACCGACATGCAGCGTCAGGAGAGCGAAGCGGCGTTGGCCGCCTCCCTCGCCGAGTTGCCGGACGACTACCAAGAGGTGATCCGGCTGAGGCACCTCGAGGGGCTGCCGTTCGCCGAGGTCGCCGAGCGGATGGACCGCACCAGCGGCGCGGTGCGGATGCTATGGTTGCGAGCGATCAAGCAACTGCGCGACGCGCAGCGTCTGGTCCAGCACGCCGACGCGACCCCACCGGCGGGCGACGCTTCGGGCGATGCAGCGGCCGTCGACCATCCCGCCGTGGGAAATAGCGGCTCGCTGAGTAGCGGCCCGCTGAATAGCCATACACAGGGGGACACCGAGTGA